Part of the Thermococcus barossii genome is shown below.
TCTATAAGCGAGATATCGCGTGAACTGAACCTTCCGATTTCCACCGTCTCATACCACATAGACAAGATGCTAAAAGTTGGTCTCATCGAGGTGGCTGGAAAGAAGTACGGGAAGAGACTCCAGGAGGTCAAGCTTTATCGAGCTTCCAATAGGCCCATCCTCCTGCTTCCAAGGAAAAGCGTCGCCAAGGTGAAGAAGAAGGCCGTGCTGGGCTTTGAGAGACTCCACGTCATAAGCCTGGCCATAGCAGGATTGATCTCGGCGGGAGTTTACGCGGTCTCAAACCGTATGCTGACGCCAATGGTGGAAACCGGGACCAACGTATCCTATGAGCTGGACAACGTAACGGTGATGTCAACGCC
Proteins encoded:
- a CDS encoding ArsR/SmtB family transcription factor; translation: MDYETIDIHDERAKELAQILMNEKAITILHLVEDRALSISEISRELNLPISTVSYHIDKMLKVGLIEVAGKKYGKRLQEVKLYRASNRPILLLPRKSVAKVKKKAVLGFERLHVISLAIAGLISAGVYAVSNRMLTPMVETGTNVSYELDNVTVMSTPEKALVPMATNTSTGAVFQTTTSATPSAAPTAWNSATPAILAVVAFVLTFLLVSYLLRRRT